Below is a window of Leishmania major strain Friedlin complete genome, chromosome 29 DNA.
TCGGTGCCCCCGTGCCTTGGGCCTCCTGTGAGGGCAGCTGCTGAGAGAAAGGCCCCTGCGCTGCTTCCTCCCTTGAGCCTATGACGCATTGTCATTCCGCGGGAGAACTTTGACATCTGCGGATCGCGTGGCCGCACAATCGAGGGCAgttgcggcggcagcacgagAGGGCGCAGTTCCTCGTGTGACGCGTGCGCGAAGCGATCCTcgatgtgcagcagcacatcccGATACGTCTGGCGCTCGGCCACACCGCATGTGATGTGTTGGACGCGTCGGCCAGCCTCCTGCCGAAGCCTATTACGATTGATGCCGTCCTCGGCAGATGCCATCGTTGATGCGACTCCGGGGATAGGGCGGCGAAAAGGTGGATGCGCGTCCGTGGTTGTGTAAGGAGGCGCCGTGCGGGATTTCCTCTTGCTCACAGGGGAGGAAGGTAGAATAGACGGAAGCGACTCCATCCTGTCGTGGGTCTCTGTGCGCTGCTAGGAactgcacacgtgtgcgtgtgtgtgtgtgtgtgtgtgtgagagagagagagaaaggggaagCCAAGAGGTGAAGACGGCAGTAACCTCGAAACAGAGAGGAGAAGTGGGCTCGTTGGAAAGTCGCTTGCGGATGTGCCCGCAGAGAAACGCAAGTGTGCGCTTCCAATGTAGCCAGTCCTTGGAAGTGTCCCTGGCCTCGGATGCCTCGCTCATGGAATATAATGCCGCAgcacaggcgcacgcgggcagacacacacgcaaacaggGTCGATCGTCCTTTGCGCGCTTGCTGCCAGCACACCCCGTGGGACAGCAGAGTACAGCACGAGATAGGAGTAGGCAACAAGTGAAAAGCACGCCGTGAACAACGAGTATAGCGGCACGCGTAGACATACGCGCGTCCATCTGTGCGAGGATTCGCCAGCGTTCGGTGTGCAGTAGACCTCACATGAGGTGTTCGAGGGAGAGCAAGTGAGCTCCCTCAAAGGTAGgccgctttcttttttttccgaCGGCTCGCGGCGCACCGCACAGATTATGTCGCGGTCACCACGTCCAGCACGTATCCTTCccttccaccaccacctttcCAGCGTCGCACGACAGTGCACCCCTCGACCTGCTAAGGAAGTCACCACGCCCGCTCACTTCTAGCTTGCAGCTGTACGGAATCttgttgtgtgtgcccgtCGAATCGAAGCATTTCGTTTCGGGTAGGTTGCTGGTGCGCTCGTGAGCCTTTTGTAAGTAGAACAACAACCGGCAGCGCACAACGCGCATACGCAGCACGAGCATCGGCTAACGCAAGCGACAAGAAAACGGACAGGCGTAAGGCGGGAGCCTGAGGGCAGGGGCTttgctgcgcgcacacacacacatgcacaagACTGACAGAGACGCACTGGTGCCGCACTGCCTCCCTGTGCGTCTATGCACGGAGTGTGCTGAGGTCGAACCCACCCCACAAACACAAACCTACACGCTTCTTTCTCATGCACACAAGCGTTACCATTTAGGAGAAGCAGGCCACCGCTGATCACGAGGCTCCTGCACCTCCTGCTTCACTGTGGGGCATTGAAGCGGTCGGTGCCATGTTGGGGTCTCGGTCATGATGGCTTGCCGGTACACGCGCCGCGCCTCGTCCAGGGTGCAGCCCATTTCTTGCGCCTTGGTGGGCAGCACATGCTGCTCAAACCACTCCCACTGCTCGTTGGACGCCTTGAGGTAGGCTGGCTCGCCCGTTTCCCTCCACCAGTTCATCGTCTCGACCCACCGAAGACGGTTCACGTGCAGCTCGCTCTCCTTGTGCGCCTCGTAGTCTTGCTTGTAGCGGAACCGTATGTGACACAGCGCGCAGCTGGGCTGATCGCCAAAGTACCAAATATCCTTGCCGTTGTGCGGCACGCGGGTGCTGCGCCGATCGATCCACTTGCTCTTCTTGCGTATCCGGATGAGACGGCCGCTCACCGATGCAGTGGTACTGTTGATGGTCGTGACCTCCGCCAGGAGCGTACGGCCGATTCGGAGCATGGCGCTTAGCAGAAGCCACTTGCCTGTGCACTCTTGCTTCGgtgagcgcgtgtgcgcgcagtcACCCACACAATGGTTTCTTCCTTGGCTTCCTTGTCGCTCTCTTGCAACTTCGCGCCGACTTGATGCGCCGCTGACGGGCTTCACGGCGGTTGTGAGGCACAAAATGAAAacgtgcgtgggtggcgACACGTGATGAAGCGTCGCACGCGAATAcaaaagggggtggggcaaCCGCACATGGTGAATAGAGTTGACCGTGCGTGTTAATGCGAAGcagagaaagacagagaggacgcacgcaagcagaAAAatacagcagcggcggcagaaaCACCGTGCAAGCGGCGAAAGGCTGCAATGGCTCGGGAAGCAGGGCACCAGCACAGCCGCCCTTCCCCGTGCCGCCCACACTACGCTCGCCAACCTCCACCCACGTCACCTATCCCCTTGTCGGAATTCGAGAAGCGGCAGAGATGGGAACGGTACGTCGGCAAGTGCGCCATGTGCCggtgcacagcagccgctgcttgGTGGCTATCCAGCAGAAAAGGCGACTCATTCGTATCACAGGCGCAGAAGCAtcggagaggaagagagccgaggaggcggtgtCAAGTAATCGAGGGGACAGCGCAGCCGCCCGCTtccgtgtgtatgtgtgcagTTCCCCCACTGTTACACCGTGATCGAATAACACGCAAAGCGAAAGGGCGAAAGCGAGTCATGaaagcacacatacacacacacacacacatgagcacacacatacacacacacacacacacatcggaAGCGTTCAAGAAGAAAAGCAAGCCCACAAacagcacaagcacgcacacacacacacacatgagcacacacatgtataaatgtgtgtgctcgtgtgtgtgtgcgtttaAGGAGATCcgaagaggaaggaagaaggggggggaggcgtcGAAACAGTGAGTCAGAATAGAGAACGTAacacgacaaaaaaaaagcaagaCAGAATTGGAGCCGACAAGCCAGGAGCCCAGGCGCATCAGAAACTCgacagcgcacacgcccccGCGCATAGAGAGTAACGACGCTCTCTGTGAACcccacaagcacacacgcacacgcaggagaacagcagcagcggaaagAGGGTTCCAGAGTTCCAAATattgcccttctctctctgtggtcCTCCTTTCAATAACAATAAGAAAAGACACCCATCTCACAGGGTAGTAGCcctaacacacacacacacctccctccctccgtcgccgctgtcacTGCCTCAGCGCATCCAGCGACACACAGAGCCTGACAAGAGAACGCGAAATACCGAAGGGAGGTGTGGAGCGAAAATGAAAGAAAaaggtgagggaggggaggggggaaaaCGCAGACAAGACGACGATCCAAAGAGCTGCCGCACGtgtggcacacacacacacacatatctCTAGGCTCTCTACGGAAACAGAGCTCCCCATATATCGGGGTCTGcacttcgttttttttttttcgtttgttcACATTCACTACGCACTTTACGGCTGtcctgcacacacatatacacacatacacacatacacacatatatatatacatacacgtATGCATGTATTatgagtgggtgggtgaatggggagggggcggcgcaggTTTAGAAGAGAGTGAAAAAGAATGCTCAAGATCGTGCTTGTTCTGCTAGTGTTGCGCCGCACCAGAAAACTACAGAGAAAAACGGCAAGCAAGGCATAAAAACGAGAAACACAGGCGGTGGGAGGAACGACAAGTAAGAGAGGAAGGCTGTACGGCACTCGTCTACCAGAGTGTGTGGATGAAGAGAGCCGAGGCGAGTACAAACTGCTGTTGAAATGAGCcaggaaaggaaaggagacACACTGTCTCCTCATGCGTCATAGCTAATAGGGCGGCgaagatgcacacacacacacacacacggataTAAATGACAGAGGTGCTGCTCTTAACACAAAGGAAGGACAATGAAAGAGAAGCACACTGGCGCACCAGCGGACGGCCAATGCTGATGAGCGGGTGGAGAATGAGGGAAAGAGTGAAGGGGGCggccgtgtgtgcgtgcgtgtgtgtttgaagggggaggggatgagAAGTCCATGAGTAGCCAACgagaaaggaagaggagctATTAACAGGTAAAAATAGAGGCCTTAAAACACCTTGCTTCAAAATAGCAGGCGCCATGGACACGTTCAGCCATGCCGGGCTTACGCGCAGGTGCGGACACAAAGACACACTTCGCAGCTACCATGGAGCACGGCACTCAGAAGGAAATGAGCACCTGGtggaagaaggggaagagagggcgTGTAAGACAGCTGCATGTGATCGTGCGTATCTGCTCCAGAAATCACATACTCAccctctgctgcctcgcaACTacgaaaaaagggggaaaagaCGGATCGCATAGGGAACAGCCGGCaagaggggggggcgccGGAAAAGATGGACATGGGAGAGGGCTGTGcacgcggtggtggtgcgccgctTGGAGAGAGCAGATTCCCAAAGAGAGAACGGGAAACGACTCAGCGACCTCTTAGTCTCTCAAGCGAGTGTACTTAACACACATgagcacacccacacccacacacacacatatatatatatatatgtatgcatacatatatacgtatacacacacacacacagacacacagaaagagagagagagatgtcCACGGGAGGGAGGCACAAGAAAAAGAGCGAGATGACGAGGAGCGTGGCGGGTTGATGAATGAcagccctcccccgcaccactccccctccccctctcacgcaccactccccctccccctcccccgcaccactccccctcccactccccctccccctcccccgcaccacTCCTGCTCCCCCGCACCACTCCTGCTCCCCCGCACCACTCCTGCTCCCCCGCACCACTCCCCCGCACCACTCCTGCTCCCCCTCTCACGCTCGCACCGAAGACAAAGCGCGAAATTCTAAAGGAGAGCAGAGCATGAAGGAAGCGGAGGTgctcgagagagagagagagagagaagccgtcgtgggggggggggggggagagggggggagagggggggagaggggaagaggggaagaggggagggacaGTGCCCAAGAAAAGGACGGCATGCACAGGCGCAAGCAAAAGACAAACGGTTCCATGGGGTGAAGCTGGCACGGTGCACAGCGAGCAAACAGAAAGAACACAAGAATGGAAAAGACCGGAGGCCGAAACGAAAGAAATGTGCGGCGCTCCAGAAAGGTGAGCGTCCTTTATCGTTACACACGTGCCTCTACCGACCTCTGCGcggccctccctctcgccctgcatgcgtgcgtggaGAGGAAGTAGGGTCGGGAGGATGCACGCAAAtgcgaagaagaggagagacCATCGACATGCTTGTTCGCTAGTGTCCAGACAAGCAGTAATACATCATCGTGGCACAAGATGcaagggaagagaaagagaagagaaaccGCCACAAGGCATgacagagagacacgcagacgcgcccAGTTGTCACCTAGACCAGCGGAACGATGAGGGAGGCGTacgaagagagagcgcctcgccgccccacccaccaccacagctcacccaccccaccaGAGTGCCGGGCGTGCTCACCAAGCATGCGCACACTCAACACAAGCGCACACTAGCACACATTCAACAATGGATGCACTAGcaacacccacacacaggTGCACGCGCGTCAACACCAATACAGATGCAGGGTCCAAGCTAAGCAGAAGAAAgcacctgcggcagcagccgtagTGCAAGGAGAGTGCTTCCCTCTTGAGAACGCATAAGCGTAGTGCTTAACGATGACACCAGAACCACGACCTTTTCGCCTGTCCAGGGGGTATCTCAGCTGTCGACTTCAGCGGTGATGGACACGGTGACGAGAATCCACCACGGCCGGTGCCGTTCGCCTCCAGATTgttcgacagcggcgacgacctCGAGACCTGTTGCTGCACCGGCGACTCCGTCTCGCGCACCTTCTGCACCAACTCTCTTGTCGCGGAGAGGTTCTCGGAGCTTCCGAGAGCGATCGTCGAGTCGCCGTAAGGGACGCCAGCCACAGATTTCAGGTGCTCACCCCTGCCCTTGGGTTTCACGTGTTGGGCGACTACTTCCTGTACAGAGACCAGCGGCCTTACCCCACTCGAAGACTGGGTCGAGCCCCTACGGGGCGGCATCAGGGGCGGCTTTggcagctgcgacgcctTATTGCTAATCTCCTGATT
It encodes the following:
- a CDS encoding conserved hypothetical protein (previous protein_id=AAZ09486.1), which encodes MLRIGRTLLAEVTTINSTTASVSGRLIRIRKKSKWIDRRSTRVPHNGKDIWYFGDQPSCALCHIRFRYKQDYEAHKESELHVNRLRWVETMNWWRETGEPAYLKASNEQWEWFEQHVLPTKAQEMGCTLDEARRVYRQAIMTETPTWHRPLQCPTVKQEVQEPRDQRWPASPKW